In one window of Archocentrus centrarchus isolate MPI-CPG fArcCen1 chromosome 11, fArcCen1, whole genome shotgun sequence DNA:
- the lratd2a gene encoding protein LRATD2a produces the protein MGNQMDRLSHLSYAEVPTVDPNGVDTEDGPRIGVSYIFSNDDDELEDGCAVDCSEKDPNQEEKQYDQRDEVECAVYNRDECIYEKSAKAVNLEVYSPENLLNKCKPGDLVEFVATGQYPHWAVYVGDFQVVHLHRAEVKNSFLTDASQGRRCRIVNDLYKFKALGPDVVVQNAMEQVGLKDRELSWRNSECFAAWCRFGKREFKMGGEIRIGKQPYRLKIFMLDKQPRVLEFQSLEDMIMEKRRNDHLGRTAVLRELAPHFSRMEEIKSEPGAE, from the coding sequence ATGGGGAACCAGATGGACAGGCTGTCACATTTAAGTTACGCAGAAGTTCCCACAGTGGACCCCAACGGCGTGGACACGGAGGACGGTCCACGGATCGGCGTCTCTTACATATTTTCCAACGACGACGACGAACTGGAGGATGGCTGCGCGGTCGACTGCTCAGAGAAAGACCCGAATCAGGAAGAGAAACAATACGACCAGCGTGACGAGGTGGAATGCGCCGTTTACAACAGAGATGAATGCATTTATGAAAAGAGCGCAAAGGCGGTTAACCTTGAAGTTTACTCTCCAGAGAATCTGCTAAACAAATGTAAACCAGGTGACTTAGTGGAATTTGTGGCTACGGGTCAGTACCCGCACTGGGCAGTGTATGTGGGGGACTTCCAGGTGGTGCACCTGCACAGAGCCGAGGTAAAGAACAGCTTTCTGACAGATGCGAGTCAAGGGAGGAGGTGTCGGATTGTTAACGACCTGTACAAATTTAAAGCTCTGGGTCCGGACGTGGTAGTGCAAAACGCGATGGAGCAGGTGGGATTAAAGGACCGGGAGCTGAGCTGGAGAAACTCTGAGTGTTTTGCAGCCTGGTGCAGGTTCGGCAAGAGGGAGTTCAAAATGGGTGGGGAGATACGCATAGGCAAGCAACCCTACAGGTTGAAAATATTCATGTTGGACAAACAGCCCCGAGTGCTGGAGTTTCAGAGTTTGGAGGACATGATCatggagaagaggaggaacGATCACCTGGGCAGGACAGCCGTGCTTCGGGAGCTGGCCCCCCATTTCAGCAGGATGGAGGAGATAAAAAGCGAGCCGGGAGCTGAATGA